The Thunnus albacares chromosome 11, fThuAlb1.1, whole genome shotgun sequence genome contains a region encoding:
- the LOC122992841 gene encoding obscurin-like protein 1 isoform X7 encodes MDVFGGAPRFLAYPRPVMVQSGTDAVLKCQIGGDPRPAVIWERNNEKIDPQGRYRVFEDGNVYNLIISAVTTEDSGQYICKAKNSIGETYAAATLKVEGEAQEMELREENKPRFLIKPLSTRVGRGEDAVFSCKLWGSPRPEVVWEKDGRKLNEIFESTHFSVGYQDGGWFQLKIFKTRAPDGGVYTCKARNEFGEALAGAVLLVDAGPGHEDEGNRNGYTNGHWKTHQGKQRSGRQVPNRLKDDPLTKSTKVKMFAVTEGKHAKFRCFVTGKPKPEIIWRKDGRLILSGRRYLLYEDREGYFTLKVLYCKQKDNGVYVCAASNTAGQTLSAVHLSVKEPPVRFKQPLIDLEVWERDLAVLECEVPEDSVPITWYLEDRRLQPGAKYGMEEWGTKRRLTIRDIGVDDDGIYLCEMPDGGRSIAEVAVKGTILRKLPRKVDVLEGENAAFCVEVEKEEMDIHWYKDGVELRETHKTILKSFGRTHILVFVNTMPQDSGLVIFLVGRSKTSSQLRVKAARHCPPSCPVGVQINTERANAALLSWVPAQDSRKNPPSGYVLERQEVGTGSQEWLQCLTTDSATSVEILGDSVPCEADYRFRICSVNKYGKSNNVEFPRAVHLVPVARIQAPLQDALVPEGQDALFSIELSASVIGTWFLNGTQLQEDERYSMRRTRTHQSLRMRGVRDTDNGAEITFIAYGIRDSAALYIQAPLVKFSPLSEMDRNKFVEIGNPIVLYCELSDPAAPVHWYKNGTELQTIEGLHIQSEGTMRRIVIQSAEFSHSGVYCCDAIDDVIRFNVEVEAPPVRFSAIPDAERNKTIQRHCPIILQCELSDPSAQVHWYKDGSKLHPQSGVDILTDGLVRKLVVQSADFFHSGLYCCKTKGDTITFSVDIKAPPVKFSAIPEEMRTKSIEAGCPLVLQCVVSDPEADVCWYKDEMQLVSNSGLEIHSEGNTRTIVVQSAELCHSGVYRCTTLDDTMDFQVEIKAIPVTYSTIFDVERTKSLEAGKPLELECEVADSTVPVCWYKDGVKLLPQNGWIIQNNGTLRRLIIPSAEFLHSGLYSCETSDDTIHFTVDIKAASLPLSPSPEVVEKQSLEATCPTEPTSEISDTAVQVSWQRDKEHNCNREPDFEMERIKKTLVIEPTHPSNSGAYYCATADDVAQLIVKNQATPPRLSSDQEKNKSTEEAYPVDVERISSKRNSGIFGSKRGDIQTYEEHSREMTAPQSTYEYTTDWITSKQPNELSDNQQMINAKSPVYCNSVQPTIMKSDTQHDNKQSTESQGEEFIYYIQHAETPSEQLVTSLKTTVQSDEFCNILQTATVESEESNVKTITAQSEELHSSVQMGAVLSEQCNPLQTSTAQSGHLTNHLQISTFKSDELCDSVKTATLQSEESFKSLQSGTLQSEEPFKSLQSATGQTEELHNSTQMPAILSGKLLDCLQTENVHSEELFNSLRTAKDQSEELSRPLQTSTVQSEKLCDFPDTASLQSVGLHNSQKAETIQPGGQYNILQSAFVRLDDLYHTGQAVPNQSEVSMQATTVQADCHHMMEATQDQVDSTLNSGQKSTTQFSEPNHVKQASTVQSEEIYLSRMYDSHWNDYVTANKVAVEGDLNAPPVRITTLCEAERNKSVEVDEPIVLRCEISDPNAQVTWYKDGIKLHEAAGQDMLEEGSIRTLAFQSATLSHAGIYSCKTTDDAMQFHVDVKAPLLKLSAISEADQKKTVMAGCPIALQCELSDPAGQVSWYKDGTELLPQNGVDIQSEGNVRSLVVPSAERAHSGIYRCESKDDDIQFDVEVKALPVKFSELQETDRNKSVQEGCPIVLSCELSHDSSAHVDWYKDGMKLLQQNNVEIQSDGLTRSLVIHSAESIHSGSYECSTADDTITFKVDVQGRSPQIMPIPLSEKHKVVAIGFPIVLQCEVSDPVAQVSWFKEEVELFCKTGLDMKRDGSLRKLIINSAKVSDSGFYSCNLADDVVTFHVDIQATPVRFSTLPEVARNKFVEAGCPIKLQCEVSEPTAQVYWQKDGEQLFPKCEYEIQTKEKQRALVIKSAEVRHSGVYSCEAADDHIEFKVDVAAPPVTFADIPEEDLFKSVVEQEQLALSCEVTRADGVVQWYKDGTEIQPSNNITIQAEDTQRNLTIHSAELSDSGTYTCRAGDNILMFKVNIREPPVMIIYPKEDVHLDRHVPEEIILSCELSRPNGVVSWYKDGQKLQESENIKLKIEGPYRRLKIISSGVEDSGEYVCDTADDSIFFNLSITEPPVRIVSPSQSQMELCQQTSERMVLSCEISRPNAMVRWYRDGLEVEENDNLILEVDGVYRRLIIPETTVKDSAEYVCDTADDSVTFFVNIAEPPVRFVRPRKTASRVEKVVGNTLVLDCEVSRSNAEVTWKKNGEEVEDSRNVTILEDGAMRQLTIHSLTVEDSGQYVCDAKDDVMDFHVKVQDLPVKILGKTDAKTEKQFLVSDDIILVCELSRSNASVSWYKNNQLIDDTERYCSEEQGVFRSLVVLNAGLEDSGEYTCDAVDDKMVFYITVKEPPVKIIGNSGHPEHHILVAGDDLILECEVSRPNATVQWLWNGEILKPDTRVKIDSYDVVRKLVLSGLQPSDSGKYICDATDDKLTTIVEVQEAPVMFVNKEVNNNISAYENENVTLCAIVSREGVNVRWLKDGQLLNEDNIHISSEGNTHKLTINPLQLSDSGEYVCHINTDEMYFSLLVKEMKVKFIKQLENIVALKGSGLTLRCEINKPKGDVQWLKDGQEISPSRRHTIRAQGRERTFTIHELVDEDAGEYACESTGDRTSAIVTLETPRVVEFIAELRSITVCEGEDAIFKCVVSPEDTRLVWYLNGKQVAQNEHTVISSNGLCHMLCIHNCTVSDSSKVTADAEGLVSEAELQVQEQQVLFTKKMTPVIAEEYNEATLEVEVSVDTGEVQWMRQGVLIHPGAKYTLKHKGRKHSLTIHKLTMSDRGIYSCETLHDRTQAQLTVEPRKITIKRGLTDIKTTERETASFEVELSHPNVPGTWTRNGIQLKPTNHFRMTAKGQVHSLTISNLSVEDTGTFMFCVENLKTSARLAVKEPPVTIFRKLEDQKFPEGAIASIECELSRHNVNVKWMKNGVELKPGKDLRIYAMGRKRFLQIMKCHVSDSGTYTCDAGDVTTSCTVEVYERELLIVQGLEDLAIQEDQNAVFVCEISVEDVPGEWYKNGEKIQPTSTIKIRQEGTKHFLLMCNVRAEDSGEIKFVARHVESVTYLEVEELPVSIVKPLQDKTALEKSRVILDCTVSNPRCSIRWYKGSNVILPSERFEICSEGGYRKLIIQQVVLEDEGTYSVQVGEYSCSAKLTVEAQSLLMVRDLKDVEVVAPDEACFECEVSVPVLKSPVWSLKGEPLQPSSRVRLEKMGTVHRLTLRQTSPDMSGVVEFTSGKAKSTAQLRVLSK; translated from the exons ATGGATGTGTTTGGTGGTGCACCACGTTTCTTGGCCTACCCAAGACCTGTGATGGTACAAAGTGGGACTGATGCAGTCCTAAAGTGTCAAATTGGTGGTGATCCAAGACCTGCTGTTATTTGGGAGCGAAACAATGAAAAGATTGACCCTCAAGGACGATATAGGGTTTTCGAGGATGGAAATGTTTACAATCTCATAATTTCAGCTGTGACCACAGAGGATAGTGGTCAGTACATATGCAAAGCAAAAAACAGCATTGGGGAAACATACGCAGCTGCCACACTGAAGGTGGAAGGTGAGGCACAAGAGATGGAGTTACGAGAGGAAAATAAGCCACGATTCCTCATCAAGCCCCTCTCCACTCGTGTCGGCCGTGGGGAAGATGCTGTCTTCTCTTGTAAGCTCTGGGGAAGCCCACGACCAGAGGTTGTCTGGGAAAAAGATGGCAGGAAACTCAATGAAATATTTGAAAGCACACATTTCAGTGTGGGCTATCAGGACGGTGGCTGGTTCCAGCTAAAGATCTTTAAGACTCGTGCACCAGATGGTGGTGTATATACATGCAAGGCCAGGAATGAGTTTGGGGAAGCATTAGCAGGAGCTGTGCTGCTCGTTGATGCTGGCCCAGGACACGAGGACGAAGGAAATCGTAATGGCTACACAAATGGCCACTGGAAAACTCACCAGGGAAAACAGAGGAGCGGTAGGCAAGTGCCAAACCGGCTCAAAGACGACCCCCTGACCAAGTcaacaaaagtaaaaatgtttgcAGTGACAGAGGGCAAACATGCCAAATTCCGCTGCTTTGTGACTGGAAAACCCAAACCAGAAATCATTTGGAGGAAAGATGGCAGGCTGATACTGTCTGGAAGGCGCTATTTGTTATATGAGGACAGGGAAGGATACTTCACACTCAAAGTTCTGTACTGTAAGCAGAAGGATAATGGAGTTTATGTTTGTGCTGCATCAAATACTGCAGGGCAAACTCTCAGTGCTGTACACCTGTCCGTAAAGG AGCCACCTGTGCGGTTCAAGCAGCCTCTTATTGATCTAGAAGTATGGGAACGAGACTTGGCTGTTCTCGAGTGTGAAGTTCCAGAGGACTCTGTTCCCATCACATGGTATCTGGAGGACAGAAGACTGCAGCCAGGGGCCAAATATGGAATGGAGGAGTGGGGAACAAAACGGCGACTAACCATCCGTGACATTGGAGTTGATGATGATGGGATTTACCTCTGCGAGATGCCTGATGGTGGGAGAAGTATTGCAGAGGTAGCTGTGAAAG GTACAATTTTGCGGAAGCTTCCAAGAAAAGTGGATGTCTTGGAAGGCGAAAATGCTGCCTTTTGTGTTGAagtagaaaaagaagaaatggacATACATTGGTACAAAGATGGTGTAGAGCTGCGTGAAACGCATAAGACCATCCTTAAGTCCTTTGGTCGAACTCACATCCTGGTTTTCGTCAATACAATGCCCCAAGACTCCGGCCTTGTGATTTTCCTTGTAGGCAGATCCAAGACTTCCTCTCAACTAAGAGTGAAAG CCGCCAGACATTGTCCTCCCAGTTGTCCAGTGGGTGTGCAGATCAACACAGAGCGTGCCAATGCAGCTCTTCTCTCATGGGTTCCTGCTCAGGACTCACGAAAGAACCCTCCATCTGGATATGTGCTTGAGCGACAGGAAGTGGGCACTGGCTCACAGGAGTGGCTACAGTGTTTGACCACTGACTCTGCAACCTCTGTGGAGATCCTCGGTGACAGCGTACCATGTGAAGCTGATTATCGATTTCGCATTTGCAGTGTAAACAAATATGGAAAGAGCAACAATGTTGAGTTCCCTAGGGCAGTTCACTTGG TTCCAGTGGCCAGAATACAAGCTCCCTTACAGGATGCCTTGGTGCCCGAGGGGCAAGATGCCCTCTTCTCTATTGAGCTCTCTGCTTCTGTTATCGGCACATGGTTCTTAAACGGTACTCAGCTTCAGGAGGACGAACGTTATTCCATGCGGCGGACACGAACACACCAATCTCTTCGCATGAGAGGAGTACGTGATACAGACAACGGAGCTGAGATTACATTTATTGCCTATGGCATTCGGGATTCTGCAGCACTGTACATTCAAG CTCCTCTTGTCAAGTTTTCACCACTGTCAGAAATGGATCGAAACAAATTTGTAGAAATTGGGAACCCCATTGTGCTCTACTGTGAGCTGTCAGACCCTGCAGCTCCAGTGCACTGGTACAAGAATGGGACGGAATTACAAACAATCGAGGGTCTTCATATCCAGTCAGAGGGCACCATGAGAAGAATTGTCATCCAATCAGCAGAGTTCTCACATTCAGGAGTGTATTGCTGTGATGCCATTGATGACGTCATCAGGTTCAATGTGGAAGTAGAGG CCCCACCTGTGAGGTTTTCAGCAATTCCAGATGCTGAGAGGAACAAAACCATCCAAAGACATTGCCCCATTATTTTGCAATGTGAGCTGTCAGATCCCTCTGCTCAGGTGCACTGGTACAAAGATGGGTCAAAGCTTCACCCCCAAAGTGGAGTAGATATTCTAACTGATGGCTTGGTGAGAAAATTGGTTGTCCAATCAGCAGATTTTTTCCACTCTGGGTTGTACTGCTGCAAGACAAAGGGTGACACCATCACGTTCAGTGTGGACATcaaag CTCCACCCGTGAAGTTCTCAGCAATTCCTGAAGAAATGAGGACCAAGTCGATCGAAGCAGGCTGTCCTCTTGTACTCCAGTGTGTGGTGTCAGATCCTGAGGCCGATGTTTGCTGGTACAAGGATGAAATGCAGCTCGTTTCAAACTCTGGATTAGAAATCCACTCAGAGGGAAATACAAGGACTATAGTTGTTCAGTCTGCAGAGCTGTGCCACTCTGGTGTGTACAGATGCACCACACTGGATGATACCATGGACTTTCAAGTGGAGATCAAAG CTATACCAGTGACGTACTCTACTATCTTTGACGTTGAGAGAACCAAGTCACTTGAAGCGGGCAAACCTTTGGAGCTGGAATGTGAGGTTGCAGACTCCACTGTGCCTGTGTGCTGGTATAAAGATGGTGTAAAGCTCTTACCGCAGAATGGGTGGATTATACAGAATAATGGCACATTGAGGAGACTCATTATCCCATCTGCTGAGTTCTTGCATTCAGGGCTATACAGCTGTGAAACATCTGATGACACTATCCACTTCACTGTGGATATTAAAG CTGCATCGTTGCCGTTGTCGCCCTCACCGGAGGTTGTGGAGAAGCAGTCACTTGAGGCGACCTGCCCCACTGAACCAACGTCTGAAATCTCAGACACTGCTGTCCAGGTGTCATGGCAGAGGGATAAAGAACATAATTGTAATAGAGAGCCTGATTTTGAAATGGAACGCATCAAGAAGACCCTTGTTATTGAACCAACTCATCCTTCAAATTCTGGAGCATACTATTGTGCAACAGCAGATGATGTTGCCCAATTAATTGTAAAAAATCAAg CTACACCGCCAAGGCTCTCTTCTGACCAAGAGAAGAACAAGTCGACTGAAGAGGCTTATCCTGTTGACGTTGAGCGCATTTCCTCGAAGCGCAATTCTGGCATCTTCGGCAGCAAGAGAGGAGATATTCAGACATATGAAGAACATTCCAGGGAAATGACAGCTCCTCAGTCAACTTATGAATATACGACTGACTGGATTACATCTAAACAGCCAAATGAGCTCTCTGACAATCAACAAATGATAAATGCCAAATCTCCAGTTTACTGTAACTCTGTGCAGCCAACAATAATGAAATCTGACACACAGCATGACAATAAACAGTCCACAGAATCACAAGGTGAGGAATTCATTTACTATATACAGCATGCAGAAACCCCATCTGAACAGCTTGTTACTTCCCTGAAGACAACTGTCCAGTCAGATGAGTTTTGTAATATTCTACAAACTGCAACTGTTGAATCTGAGGAATCTAATGTCAAGACTATAACTGCCCAATCAGAAGAGCTACATAGCTCAGTACAGATGGGGGCTGTCCTATCAGAGCAATGCAATCCCCTACAAACTTCAACTGCCCAATCAGGGCACCTTACTAACCACTTACAGATTTCAACATTCAAATCAGATGAGTTATGTGACTCTGTAAAAACTGCAACTCTCCAGTCAGAGGAGTCCTTTAAATCCTTACAGTCTGGAACTCTCCAGTCAGAGGAGCCTTTTAAATCCTTACAGTCTGCAACGGGCCAAACAGAGGAGCTCCACAACTCCACGCAGATGCCAGCTATCCTGTCAGGGAAGCTTCTTGATTGCTTACAGACTGAAAATGTCCATTCAGAGGAGCTCTTTAACTCCTTACGGACTGCAAAAGACCAGTCTGAGGAGTTAAGCAGACCCCTACAGACATCAACTGTCCAGTCAGAGAAACTTTGTGACTTCCCTGACACTGCATCCCTTCAATCAGTGGGATTGCATAACTCTCAAAAGGCAGAAACTATCCAACCAGGTGGGCAATACAACATTCTACAGTCTGCATTTGTCAGATTGGATGACCTCTATCACACAGGACAGGCAGTGCCTAACCAATCAGAGGTGTCAATGCAGGCAACAACAGTCCAAGCAGATTGTCATCACATGATGGAGGCAACACAAGACCAAGTAGACAGCACACTTAACTCTGGGCAAAAATCCACTACCCAGTTTTCAGAGCCTAACCATGTCAAGCAGGCATCTACTGTCCAATCAGAAGAGATCTATCTATCAAGGATGTATGACAGTCACTGGAATGACTATGTCACTGCAAATAAGGTGGCTGTTGAAGGTGATTTAAATG CTCCACCTGTGAGAATTACAACTCTTTGTGAGGCTGAGAGGAACAAGTCTGTTGAAGTTGATGAACCCATAGTGCTGCGATGTGAAATATCAGATCCTAACGCTCAAGTTACTTGGTACAAGGATGGAATAAAACTACATGAAGCAGCTGGGCAAGACATGCTGGAAGAGGGTTCCATAAGAACACTGGCTTTCCAGTCAGCAACGCTGTCTCATGCAGGGATTTACAGCTGCAAGACAACAGATGATGCAATGCAGTTTCATGTGGATGTTAAAG CTCCACTTCTGAAGTTGTCAGCTATATCTGAGGCTGACCAGAAAAAGACAGTCATGGCAGGCTGTCCCATTGCTCTACAATGTGAGCTGTCAGACCCCGCTGGACAAGTCAGTTGGTACAAAGATGGAACAGAGCTCCTACCTCAAAACGGAGTAGACATCCAGTCAGAGGGCAATGTGAGGAGTCTAGTTGTCCCATCAGCAGAGCGGGCTCACTCTGGCATATACCGTTGTGAGTCAAAGGATGATGACATCCAGTTCGATGTGGAAGTAAAAG CTCTACCTGTGAAGTTCTCAGAGCTTCAAGAGACGGACAGGAACAAGTCCGTCCAAGAAGGCTGTCCCATTGTCCTCAGCTGTGAACTCTCTCATGATTCTTCTGCTCATGTCGACTGGTACAAGGATGGGATGAAACTcctacaacaaaacaatgtggaAATACAGTCAGATGGTCTAACAAGATCCCTTGTCATTCATTCAGCTGAAAGCATACATAGCGGTAGCTATGAATGTTCAACAGCAGATGACACCATCACCTTTAAAGTGGATGTACAAG GCCGATCGCCACAGATCATGCCAATCCCACTATCAGAAAAGCACAAGGTGGTTGCAATTGGTTTTCCAATTGTTCTCCAGTGTGAGGTCTCTGACCCTGTTGCTCAGGTTTCCTGGTTCAAAGAAGAGGTGGAACTTTTTTGCAAAACTGGCCTTGATATGAAAAGAGATGGCAGCCTcagaaaattaataattaattctGCTAAGGTCTCTGACTCTGGCTTCTACAGCTGTAACCTCGCTGATGATGTTGTGACATTCCATGTGGACATCCAAG CTACTCCTGTGAGGTTTTCAACACTTCCAGAGGTCGCAAGAAACAAATTTGTTGAAGCAGGCTGCCCAATTAAGCTGCAGTGTGAAGTCTCAGAGCCAACCGCCCAAGTCTATTGGCAGAAGGATGGAGAACAGCTATTTCCAAAGTGTGAATATGAAatccaaacaaaagaaaaacagagagcgCTGGTTATTAAATCAGCAGAAGTCAGACACTCTGGGGTGTACAGCTGTGAGGCCGCAGATGACCATATAGAATTCAAGGTGGATGTTGCAG CGCCTCCAGTAACATTTGCTGATATCCCAGAGGAGGACCTTTTCAAGAGTGTTGTGGAACAAGAACAGCTTGCCCTGTCATGCGAAGTAACAAGGGCTGATGGTGTTGTCCAGTGGTACAAAGATGGAACTGAAATCCAACCAAGCAACAATATTACAATCCAAGCAGAGGACACTCAAAGAAATCTGACAATCCATTCAGCTGAACTGTCAGATTCAGGCACATACACATGCCGTGCAGGagacaacattttaatgttcaaGGTTAATATACGAg AACCTCCGGTGATGATAATCTACCCCAAGGAGGATGTCCACCTCGACCGTCACGTTCCTGAGGAAATCATTCTGAGTTGTGAACTGTCTCGTCCAAACGGTGTTGTGAGCTGGTACAAAGATGGCCAAAAGCTGCAGGAGAGTGAGAACATCAAGCTCAAGATTGAAGGCCCTTATCGACGACTGAAGATTATTTCCAGTGGTGTGGAAGATTCTGGAGAATACGTCTGTGATACAGCTGATGATTCAATATTCTTTAACCTTAGTATTACAG AACCTCCGGTGCGGATTGTATCCCCAAGTCAATCACAAATGGAACTGTGCCAGCAAACGTCCGAGAGGATGGTACTGAGCTGTGAGATCTCACGGCCTAATGCAATGGTACGCTGGTATAGAGACGGACTTGAAGTGGAGGAGAATGACAACCTTATTCTAGAGGTGGATGGTGTCTACAGAAGACTTATTATACCGGAAACTACAGTCAAAGATTCCGCCGAATATGTCTGTGATACAGCAGATGACTCAGTGACATTCTTTGTAAACATAGCAG AGCCTCCTGTTCGCTTTGTACGTCCACGGAAGACAGCAAGTAGAGTAGAAAAAGTGGTTGGGAATACTCTGGTTCTAGACTGTGAGGTTTCAAGATCAAATGCTGAGGTCACCTGGAAGAAGAATGGAGAAGAGGTAGAGGACTCCAGAAATGTCACCATCCTTGAAGATGGTGCCATGCGTCAATTGACCATTCACTCACTGACAGTTGAAGATTCTGGGCAATATGTCTGTGATGCAAAGGATGATGTGATGGACTTCCATGTAAAAGTGCAAG ATTTGCCTGTGAAAATTCTCGGAAAAACTGACGCAAAAACAGAGAAGCAGTTCTTAGTATCTGATGACATTATTCTTGTGTGTGAACTATCAAGATCCAATGCGTCAGTCAGTTGGTACAAAAATAACCAGCTAATTGATGACACCGAGCGATACTGTAGTGAGGAGCAAGGTGTTTTCCGGTCACTGGTTGTCCTAAATGCTGGGCTCGAAGATTCGGGAGAGTACACCTGTGATGCAGTGGATGATAAAATGGTCTTCTATATCACTGTCAAAG AGCCTCCAGTAAAGATCATTGGAAATTCAGGCCACCCAGAGCATCATATCCTGGTAGCAGGGGATGACCTTATTTTGGAGTGTGAGGTGTCTAGGCCAAACGCCACCGTTCAGTGGTTATGGAATGGCGAGATACTGAAACCAGACACTCGTGTAAAAATTGACAGCTATGACGTTGTTAGGAAGCTTGTTCTCTCTGGACTTCAGCCCTCAGACTctggaaaatacatttgtgatgCCACCGATGACAAACTGACAACGATAGTCGAGGTCCAAG AAGCACCTGTCATGTTTGTGAATAAAGAAGTAAATAATAACATCTCAGCATATGAAAATGAGAATGTTACACTGTGTGCCATTGTGAGCCGAGAAGGAGTTAATGTTCGGTGGCTGAAAGATGGCCAACTATTGAACGAGGACAACATTCACATCTCCAGTGAGGGTAACACCCACAAGCTCACCATTAATCCCCTGCAGCTGTCAGATTCTGGAGAATATGTCTgtcacataaacacagatgaGATGTATTTCAGTCTTTTAGTCAAAG AAATGAAGGTGAAATTTATCAAACAACTGGAGAACATTGTGGCTCTGAAGGGCAGCGGCCTTACATTACGATGTGAGATCAACAAGCCCAAAGGAGATGTCCAGTGGCTAAAAGATGGCCAGGAGATCTCTCCAAGCCGTCGGCACACAATACGGGCACAAGGTCGAGAGCGAACCTTTACCATCCATGAACTAGTGGATGAAGATGCTGGAGAATATGCCTGTGAATCCACAGGTGACAGAACCTCAGCTATTGTCACTTTAGAAA CTCCCCGTGTCGTTGAGTTCATAGCGGAGCTTCGTAGCATCACGGTCTGTGAAGGAGAAGATGCAATATTTAAGTGTGTGGTTTCACCAGAGGACACTCGCTTGGTGTGGTACTTAAATGGCAAACAAGTAGCTCAGAATGAGCACACTGTCATTTCAAGCAACGGACTATGCCACATGCTCTGCATCCACAACTGCACGGTTTCAGATAGCAGCAAAGTGACAGCTGATGCAGAGGGGTTGGTATCAGAGGCAGAACTCCAGGTTCAAG AACAACAGGTGTTGTTCACCAAGAAAATGACACCAGTTATAGCTGAAGAGTACAATGAGGCAACCCTAGAGGTGGAGGTGAGTGTGGATACGGGTGAGGTGCAGTGGATGAGGCAAGGGGTGCTGATCCACCCCGGAGCCAAGTATACCCTGAAACACAAGGGCCGAAAACACAGTCTCACCATCCACAAACTCACCATGTCTGACCGGGGCATCTACAGCTGTGAAACCCTCCATGACCGCACGCAAGCCCAGCTCACAGTGGAAC CTCGAAAAATCACAATCAAGAGGGGGTTGACTGACATAAAAACCACGGAGAGAGAAACAGCCTCGTTTGAGGTGGAACTGTCCCATCCCAATGTCCCGGGCACCTGGACGAGAAACGGAATTCAGCTTAAGCCGACGAATCACTTCCGCATGACTGCCAAAGGACAAGTCCACAGCCTTACTATCTCCAACCTATCAGTAGAAGACACTGGCACCTTCATGTTCTGTGTAGAGAATCTGAAAACATCTGCAAGGCTTGCCGTCAAGG AGCCCCCAGTGACAATTTTCAGAAAACTGGAGGACCAGAAATTCCCTGAGGGGGCAATAGCCTCTATTGAGTGTGAGCTGTCAAGACACAATGTCAACGTGAAATGGATGAAG aaTGGGGTTGAGTTGAAGCCAGGCAAGGACTTGCGCATTTATGCAATGGGACGGAAGCGTTTTCTTCAGATCATGAAATGTCATGTCAGTGATTCTGGCACGTACACCTGTGATGCTGGAGATGTGACTACATCCTGCACTGTGGAGGTCTATG